A section of the Oscarella lobularis chromosome 15, ooOscLobu1.1, whole genome shotgun sequence genome encodes:
- the LOC136196152 gene encoding transcription factor XE1.1-like, with protein sequence MNSMPVPEPAMISGYKVSSADFGLAPSPPVSMETQGRNEAKAMPMQKVGSGEGIRKGSDVPPIRNHSASGRKRLGTGGGVDGTGGNNAIGPDDQERVKLAKEQERRSANNARERIRVKDINEAFKELGRMCAMHLEADKAQTKLNILHQAVAVITNLKNQVRDRNLNPKAACLKRREEERSIDMNRSMCDYPNDPDNEYPNGPTGL encoded by the exons ATGAATTCAATGCCTGTACCAGAACCAGCCATg attTCTGGCTATAAAGTATCCAGTGCTGATTTTGGCCTGGCGCCAAGTCCACCTGTTAGCATGGAAACGCAAGGGAGAAACGAGGCGAAAGCGATGCCCATGCAAAAAGTGGGAAGTGGAGAAGGAATTCGAAAGGGATCGGACGTTCCCCCAATAAGAAATCACAGCGCAAGCggaagaaaacgtcttgGAACTGGAGGAGGAGTAGACGGAACAGGAGGCAACAACGCAATCGGACCAGACGATCAAGAACGCGTTAAACTGGCCAAAGAACAAGAGAGACGAAGTGCAAATAACGCCAGAGAAag GATTAGAGTAAAGGATATCAATGAAGCGTTTAAGGAATTGGGTCGCATGTGTGCCATGCATTTGGAAGCGGATAAAGCTCAGACGAAATTGAATATTCTACACCAAGCCGTAGCCGTAATAACAAATCTCAAAAATCAAGTCAGag accGTAATTTGAATCCGAAGGCGGCGTGTctaaaacgacgagaagaagagcgttCTATTGATATGAACAGGTCCATGTGTGACTATCCCAATGACCCGGATAATGAATACCCCAAcggcccaacgggtctctag